From a single Solenopsis invicta isolate M01_SB chromosome 4, UNIL_Sinv_3.0, whole genome shotgun sequence genomic region:
- the LOC120357590 gene encoding uncharacterized protein LOC120357590, producing the protein MPVDRTPVKSESTPSTSTTSASTVSLQEQVGTEILNLSSGFEHQSSGESTQIHSNEFRLLKLPTFWHKQPKLWFAQIESEFTVYRIRSEDIKYSSVIRHLDEQALVAISEIVENPPEIDKYNQLKKALIHRFTDSEEKRLRQLLAGIELNDKKPSELLREIRQLSGGSLADNILHSIWLQRLPYKVQATLAVVENVPLVKLSELADKIVERDTGFQVAEVNTQSTSKQSDFADLEQRIAALEVSHRRGRSFSRSRSRSKFRSNSRNKRSNSKDQSICFYHKKFGNKAKRCTIPCLMSKTLTDSQEN; encoded by the coding sequence CTGTTAAATCTGAGTCAACTCCGTCAACTTCTACTACTTCAGCGTCAACCGTAAGCCTACAAGAACAGGTCGGAAcagagattttaaatttatcttctggTTTTGAACATCAGTCATCGGGTGAGTCCACTCAGATCCATTCGAATGAATTTCGCCTTTTGAAACTTCCAACCTTTTGGCATAAACAACCTAAGCTGTGGTTTGCTCAGATTGAGAGTGAATTTACTGTATACCGTATCCGTTCTGaggatattaaatatagttcagTTATTCGTCATCTTGATGAACAAGCGTTAGTCGCGATTTCGGAGATTGTTGAAAATCCgcctgaaattgataaatataatcagttaaagAAAGCACTCATTCATCGTTTCACGGATTCTGAAGAAAAACGTTTGAGACAATTATTAGCTGGTATTGAGTTAAATGACAAGAAGCCTTCAGAACTTTTACGTGAAATCCGTCAATTATCTGGTGGTTCTTTAGcagataacattttacattcgaTTTGGCTACAACGTTTACCATATAAAGTTCAAGCGACTCTTGCAGTGGTTGAAAACGTACCTTTAGTCAAGCTCTCGGAACTCGCGGATAAAATAGTTGAACGTGATACTGGTTTTCAAGTCGCGGAAGTTAATACGCAATCAACCTCTAAACAATCTGATTTTGCTGATTTGGAACAAAGAATCGCTGCGCTTGAAGTATCTCATCGTCGTGGCAGATCTTTTAGCCGATCTAGAAGCAGATCAAAATTCAGATCAAATTCACGAAATAAAAGATCTAATTCTAAAGATcagtcaatttgtttttatcacaaaaaatttggtaataagGCAAAGAGATGTACCATTCCTTGCTTGATGTCAAAAACTCTTACCGACTCTCAGGAAAACTAG